The Coprobacter tertius genome includes a region encoding these proteins:
- a CDS encoding MFS transporter, protein MSSNNCLWTRSFFAVCGGNFLLFFAFYLLLPALPMYLLDNFSVSKSTVGVILSSYTITALLIRPFAGYMVDSFSRKQLLLVCYFAFTLFFGGYLLAGTVLVFAAIRAAHGLAFGTVTVSNSTVAIDIMPSHRRGEGIGYYGVSSNLAMATGPTVSMYLLDAFHNYDYLFGISLISCVLGFICVTTIKMPVKDKVKPEVKEPLSLDRFFLIKGIPGVIALFPLSFSYGVLSTYLAVYGKEEVGIESGAGLYFMMMAGGLIFSRLTSGRWLNKGYITRIITFGVIFLFLGYSVFIFLKNPVGFYLSAAVLGMGYGFICPSFQTLFINLAPHNQRGTANSTYFTAWDLGLGCGVLVGGSIAEMADYSAAYLFSLFLVVLGFVFFRLFTASHFNRNKLR, encoded by the coding sequence ATGAGTAGTAACAATTGTCTCTGGACTCGTAGTTTTTTTGCGGTTTGCGGAGGAAATTTTTTATTGTTTTTCGCTTTTTATCTTTTATTACCGGCATTACCGATGTATTTGCTGGATAATTTTTCGGTGTCGAAATCCACGGTAGGCGTAATCCTTTCTTCATATACGATAACGGCTTTGCTTATACGTCCTTTTGCCGGCTATATGGTCGATTCGTTCTCGCGAAAACAATTATTATTGGTTTGTTATTTTGCCTTTACTTTGTTTTTCGGTGGTTATTTACTGGCTGGTACGGTACTTGTGTTTGCGGCAATAAGGGCAGCTCACGGATTGGCTTTCGGTACGGTTACCGTATCGAACAGCACGGTAGCCATAGATATTATGCCTTCGCATCGTAGGGGAGAAGGCATCGGTTATTACGGGGTAAGCAGTAATTTGGCAATGGCAACAGGTCCGACGGTTTCGATGTATTTGCTCGACGCATTCCATAATTATGATTATTTGTTCGGTATCTCGTTGATTTCATGTGTGTTGGGTTTTATATGTGTCACAACGATAAAAATGCCGGTAAAAGATAAAGTAAAACCGGAAGTAAAAGAACCTTTATCGCTCGACCGTTTTTTTCTGATAAAAGGAATTCCCGGTGTAATCGCACTATTTCCTCTTTCTTTCAGTTATGGGGTACTTTCTACCTATTTGGCTGTTTACGGAAAAGAAGAAGTAGGAATAGAGTCGGGTGCCGGATTATATTTTATGATGATGGCCGGCGGATTGATATTTTCGCGTCTTACTTCCGGCCGTTGGTTAAACAAGGGGTATATTACCCGTATTATAACTTTCGGAGTCATTTTTCTTTTTCTCGGATACAGTGTGTTTATATTTCTGAAAAATCCGGTCGGATTTTATCTTTCTGCAGCCGTGCTCGGTATGGGATATGGTTTTATTTGTCCTTCTTTTCAGACCCTATTTATTAATCTTGCGCCTCATAACCAGCGTGGGACGGCTAATTCTACTTATTTTACGGCATGGGACCTCGGGCTGGGTTGCGGGGTACTTGTGGGAGGGAGTATCGCAGAAATGGCCGATTATTCTGCAGCTTATTTATTTTCACTCTTTTTGGTTGTTTTGGGATTTGTTTTTTTCAGGTTATTTACGGCTTCGCATTTTAACAGAAATAAATTGAGGTAA
- the miaB gene encoding tRNA (N6-isopentenyl adenosine(37)-C2)-methylthiotransferase MiaB translates to MKDFTGVDLKSATGNGDKKLFIETYGCQMNVADSEVVASVMKMQGYELCSSIDEADAVFVNTCSIRDNAEQKIFSRLLYFNALRKRKKALIVGVLGCMAERVKDTLIKEHQVDLVVGPDAYLDLPNLVAAVERGEKAMNVNLSVTETYREIIPSRIGGNRISGFISIMRGCNNFCSYCIVPYTRGRERSRDPESILNELADLKSRGFKEVTLLGQNVNSFRFEKENGEIVTFSRLLELVAIAAGEGMRVRFTTSHPKDMEDGILETIARYGNICKHIHLPVQSGSSRILNLMNRKYTREWYLGRIEAIHRIIPDCGITTDLFSGFHSETEEDFAETLSLMREVGFDASFMFKYSERPGTYASKNLPDNVPEEVKVRRLQEMIDLQNELSAESNHRDVGKIFEVLVEGYSKRSREDLFGRTQQNKVVVFPKKNYRIGDFVRVKITGSSSATLLGEPID, encoded by the coding sequence ATGAAAGATTTCACAGGAGTAGACTTAAAATCTGCGACCGGAAACGGAGACAAAAAATTATTTATCGAGACCTATGGTTGTCAGATGAATGTAGCTGATAGTGAAGTTGTAGCTTCTGTAATGAAAATGCAGGGCTACGAATTATGTTCGTCGATTGACGAGGCAGATGCTGTTTTTGTAAATACCTGTTCTATACGGGATAATGCAGAACAGAAAATATTTTCTCGTTTGCTGTATTTTAATGCTTTGCGAAAAAGAAAAAAGGCGTTGATTGTGGGAGTTCTCGGTTGTATGGCCGAACGTGTAAAGGATACGTTGATAAAAGAGCACCAGGTCGATCTGGTCGTAGGCCCCGATGCATATCTCGATCTGCCTAATTTGGTTGCGGCTGTAGAACGGGGAGAAAAAGCGATGAATGTAAATTTGTCGGTAACCGAGACTTATCGTGAAATTATACCTTCACGTATTGGTGGTAACCGTATATCGGGATTTATCTCTATTATGCGAGGGTGCAATAATTTTTGTTCATATTGTATTGTTCCTTATACGCGGGGACGTGAAAGAAGTCGCGATCCGGAAAGTATATTGAACGAATTGGCCGACTTGAAATCGCGCGGATTTAAAGAAGTTACGTTATTAGGCCAGAATGTAAATTCGTTCCGTTTCGAAAAGGAAAACGGTGAGATTGTTACTTTTTCTCGTTTACTTGAACTGGTTGCCATTGCTGCCGGAGAAGGTATGCGGGTACGGTTTACGACTTCGCACCCCAAAGATATGGAAGACGGTATACTCGAAACAATAGCTCGATATGGGAATATTTGCAAACATATACATCTTCCTGTACAGTCGGGCAGTAGTCGTATCTTGAACCTAATGAACCGAAAATATACTCGTGAATGGTATTTGGGGCGGATAGAGGCAATACATCGTATTATACCGGATTGCGGCATTACGACCGATTTGTTCAGTGGGTTTCACTCTGAAACTGAAGAAGATTTTGCCGAAACGTTGTCTCTGATGAGAGAGGTAGGTTTCGATGCTTCTTTTATGTTTAAATATTCAGAACGTCCTGGTACTTATGCTTCGAAAAATCTTCCTGATAATGTTCCCGAAGAAGTAAAGGTGCGTCGTTTACAGGAAATGATCGATTTGCAAAACGAACTTTCGGCAGAAAGCAACCACCGAGATGTCGGTAAAATTTTTGAAGTTTTGGTAGAAGGATATTCCAAGCGATCGAGAGAGGACTTATTCGGCCGTACACAGCAGAATAAAGTAGTCGTGTTCCCTAAAAAAAATTATCGTATCGGTGATTTTGTGAGAGTGAAGATTACCGGATCTTCTTCGGCTACCTTGCTTGGTGAACCGATAGATTGA
- a CDS encoding acetyl-CoA hydrolase/transferase family protein, which yields MSLKFISAEEAASHIHNNDTVGFSGFTAAGTPKVVAPEIAQKAEKEHEAGRPFRINVFTGASTNDFVDGTLSRAKAVYKRTPYQSCKDMRNSINNNETSYFDVHLSEMAQNTRYGFYGKINTAIIEAADVTEQGEIVLGIGVGASPTFCDMADKIIIELNHHNPKSLRGFHDLYQPLNPPHRREIPIYKPSDRIGSEILKVDPKKIVGIVESDLYDNVKEFSPVDEVTEKIGENVCNFLASQHKSGLIPREFLPLQSGVGNVANAVLSGLGNNPDIPAFEMYTEVVQDSVIGLMKEGKCKFASCCSLTISNKLVDEVFADLDFFRNKLVIRPGEISNHPEIVRRLGIITINTALEADIFGNVNSTHVTGTKMMNGIGGSGDFTRNAYLSIFTCPSVAKNGKISAIVPMVSHLDHSEHSVDIIITEQGIADLRGKSPIERAQTIIDNCAHPMYKGLLRDYLKLSATKTHTPHTLSACFGFHNEFIKSGDMALTNWSDYIK from the coding sequence ATGTCTTTAAAGTTTATTTCAGCGGAGGAAGCCGCTTCTCATATTCATAATAACGATACCGTTGGATTTAGCGGATTTACGGCAGCCGGCACTCCGAAAGTTGTAGCTCCCGAAATCGCCCAAAAAGCAGAAAAAGAACACGAAGCAGGCCGCCCGTTCCGGATTAATGTCTTTACCGGTGCATCTACCAACGACTTTGTAGACGGAACTTTATCAAGAGCAAAAGCTGTTTACAAACGTACTCCATACCAGTCATGTAAAGACATGCGCAATTCGATAAATAATAACGAGACCTCATATTTCGACGTTCATCTCTCGGAAATGGCACAAAATACACGGTATGGGTTTTATGGTAAAATAAATACAGCAATTATAGAAGCGGCTGATGTGACCGAACAAGGAGAAATCGTTCTTGGAATCGGAGTAGGTGCATCACCCACTTTCTGCGATATGGCTGATAAAATTATTATAGAACTCAATCATCATAACCCCAAATCGCTGAGAGGTTTCCATGATCTGTATCAGCCACTTAATCCGCCTCATCGTAGAGAAATACCTATTTATAAACCAAGTGATCGCATTGGAAGCGAAATTTTAAAAGTCGATCCGAAGAAAATTGTGGGTATCGTAGAAAGCGACCTTTATGATAATGTAAAAGAGTTTTCTCCGGTAGATGAAGTCACCGAAAAAATAGGAGAAAATGTTTGTAATTTTCTTGCCTCACAACATAAGTCAGGCCTTATTCCTCGCGAATTTCTTCCTCTTCAGTCGGGTGTAGGAAATGTTGCAAATGCAGTATTGAGCGGATTAGGAAACAATCCCGATATACCGGCATTCGAAATGTATACCGAAGTCGTACAGGATTCTGTTATCGGCCTGATGAAAGAAGGCAAATGTAAATTTGCCAGCTGCTGTTCTCTCACAATCAGTAATAAGTTGGTCGATGAAGTATTTGCCGATCTCGATTTCTTCCGTAATAAACTGGTCATCCGCCCCGGAGAAATCAGTAATCATCCCGAAATCGTACGCCGTTTGGGTATTATTACGATTAATACAGCTCTCGAAGCCGATATCTTCGGTAATGTAAACAGTACACATGTTACCGGAACAAAAATGATGAACGGTATCGGAGGCTCGGGAGACTTCACCCGTAACGCCTATCTTTCAATCTTTACCTGTCCCTCTGTTGCAAAAAATGGGAAGATAAGCGCGATCGTTCCTATGGTCTCACACCTCGACCACAGTGAGCACTCGGTGGATATTATCATTACAGAACAAGGTATTGCCGACCTTCGGGGAAAATCTCCGATTGAAAGAGCTCAAACTATTATCGATAATTGTGCTCACCCCATGTATAAAGGATTATTACGGGATTATCTGAAACTTTCTGCAACTAAAACCCACACGCCTCACACGCTAAGTGCTTGCTTCGGGTTCCACAACGAATTTATCAAATCGGGAGATATGGCATTGACTAACTGGAGTGACTACATCAAATAA
- a CDS encoding HmuY family protein, with translation MKKWIFIIFAVCLLSACNDDNDGSGDKVAIENMVTLPLADESKWTYFSFVKGSIVGYSAFDSEEEDRQWASRNDWDIAFCGERMKTNSGTSGKGNGGVIYHENVTYDEATEAPASGYSVDVETPLGQ, from the coding sequence ATGAAAAAATGGATATTTATTATTTTTGCTGTATGTTTGTTATCGGCTTGTAACGATGATAATGATGGCTCAGGTGATAAAGTGGCCATTGAAAATATGGTGACTTTGCCGTTGGCGGATGAATCGAAGTGGACCTATTTTTCGTTTGTAAAAGGGAGTATTGTCGGTTATAGTGCGTTCGATTCGGAAGAAGAAGATCGTCAGTGGGCGTCTCGTAATGACTGGGATATTGCTTTCTGCGGTGAACGTATGAAAACCAATAGCGGTACTTCGGGAAAAGGTAACGGAGGCGTCATTTATCATGAAAATGTAACGTATGACGAAGCCACCGAGGCTCCCGCTTCGGGATATAGTGTCGATGTGGAAACTCCTCTTGGTCAATAA
- a CDS encoding HEAT repeat domain-containing protein → MRKVFGRYMALIAFLSMIPAALLAKQHGFAIVIDPKSYAEARTEVDAYAHSIENSGLKTFIVEDKWGVPDSIRACLISMYKQKDYPIEGAVFVGDIPIAMVRDAQHMTSAFKMNQETFDRKLSSVPSDRFYDDFDLQFKYIDRDNDEPLYFYYSLTPESSQHLSPEIYTGRIKPGDSDGTSRYEKLRRYLRKAVAQKVSGNVLDQMMYFSGHGYISESMMARIDEKIAILENFPWLKQQKNGIEYIDHLRDKYVKFRLMNELQRPDLDLAVLHHHGDKDIQYLNNLPLPHGTKEEIESIKIYLRESLRHAKERGKSVDSIQVVLKNRFDVPDSWFSGAFDPKVKRADSLHIDNLDLYLADFKIYNYNPNVRFVIFDACFNGSFHLDNSIANAYIFSDGETVAATANSVNVLQDKWIDRYAGLVGLGMRVGNMVKYNPYLESHLIGDPTFSFTPAVKVFDINDALVNASSSFWEKQLKNSPYPAVRSMAIEKLMQSGKMTSARLLDIFKNSSDDIVRVQCLVSLSEINDDNFIQCLDLAMDDSYEMVQRFAMNFIAKSGDERLIPAIVRTMIRNNTAERIEFSVKQAMALYDKKKLLDEFDRQFAKTTQYSDKDGVRKAIRHSIEVQGGRWAKNAEEIVAKDTKRKTRLQDIRSLRNYTVHYCVPELLAYVQSANDEEIQVNLLEALGWYNYSYQAPEIAKVALSMSKNNSYSEAIRNEALKTYNRLTGH, encoded by the coding sequence ATGAGAAAAGTCTTTGGAAGATATATGGCGTTGATCGCCTTTTTATCTATGATACCTGCAGCTTTGCTGGCAAAACAGCATGGTTTTGCGATTGTGATCGATCCTAAAAGTTATGCTGAAGCTCGTACTGAAGTAGATGCCTATGCGCATTCTATCGAAAACTCGGGCTTGAAAACATTTATTGTGGAAGATAAATGGGGGGTTCCCGATTCGATACGAGCCTGTTTGATTTCTATGTATAAGCAAAAAGATTATCCGATAGAAGGAGCCGTTTTTGTAGGTGATATTCCTATTGCTATGGTAAGAGATGCGCAACATATGACGAGTGCTTTTAAAATGAATCAGGAAACATTCGATCGTAAATTATCATCGGTTCCTTCCGATCGGTTTTACGATGATTTCGATCTGCAATTCAAATATATCGACCGAGATAATGACGAACCTCTTTATTTTTATTATTCACTCACTCCCGAGTCGTCTCAACACCTTTCTCCCGAGATTTATACCGGACGTATAAAACCGGGAGATTCTGACGGTACTTCGCGTTACGAAAAATTACGTCGTTACCTGCGTAAAGCGGTGGCACAAAAAGTTTCTGGAAATGTACTCGATCAAATGATGTATTTCAGCGGTCATGGTTATATTTCGGAATCGATGATGGCCCGTATCGATGAAAAAATAGCTATTCTCGAGAATTTTCCTTGGTTGAAACAGCAGAAAAACGGAATTGAATATATCGATCATCTACGTGATAAATATGTTAAATTCAGATTAATGAACGAATTGCAACGGCCCGATCTCGATTTGGCTGTTTTGCATCATCATGGAGATAAAGATATTCAATATCTCAATAACCTGCCACTGCCTCATGGTACAAAAGAGGAGATAGAATCTATAAAAATATATTTGCGTGAATCGCTTCGCCATGCTAAGGAAAGAGGAAAAAGCGTTGATAGTATACAGGTAGTGCTTAAAAATCGTTTCGATGTGCCTGATAGTTGGTTTTCAGGAGCTTTTGATCCGAAAGTAAAACGTGCCGATTCTTTACATATCGATAATCTCGACCTCTATCTGGCAGATTTTAAAATCTATAACTATAACCCGAATGTACGTTTTGTAATATTCGATGCATGTTTCAATGGTTCGTTCCATCTTGATAACAGTATTGCCAATGCTTATATTTTCAGTGACGGAGAAACGGTCGCTGCTACGGCAAATAGTGTAAATGTACTGCAAGATAAATGGATAGATCGTTATGCCGGTTTGGTAGGTCTTGGAATGCGTGTGGGGAATATGGTAAAATATAATCCCTATCTCGAATCTCATCTTATTGGGGATCCCACATTTTCGTTTACCCCGGCTGTAAAGGTATTCGATATAAATGATGCTTTGGTAAACGCCTCTTCTTCATTTTGGGAAAAACAATTAAAGAATAGTCCTTATCCTGCTGTACGCAGTATGGCGATAGAAAAACTGATGCAATCGGGGAAGATGACTTCGGCTCGTTTGCTCGATATTTTTAAAAACAGTTCCGATGATATTGTAAGGGTACAATGTTTGGTAAGTTTGTCTGAAATAAATGATGATAATTTTATTCAGTGTCTCGATTTGGCAATGGATGATAGTTATGAGATGGTACAGCGTTTTGCAATGAATTTTATTGCAAAATCTGGAGACGAACGTCTGATACCGGCTATTGTACGTACTATGATCCGGAATAATACAGCCGAAAGAATCGAGTTTAGTGTGAAACAAGCGATGGCGCTTTATGATAAGAAAAAGTTGCTGGATGAATTCGATCGTCAGTTCGCCAAAACTACACAATACAGCGACAAGGATGGGGTGAGGAAAGCTATCAGGCATTCTATCGAGGTGCAAGGAGGTCGGTGGGCTAAAAATGCTGAAGAAATCGTTGCAAAAGATACAAAGCGGAAAACTCGGTTACAGGATATAAGATCGTTGAGGAATTATACGGTACATTATTGTGTTCCCGAATTACTGGCTTACGTACAGAGTGCAAATGATGAAGAAATTCAGGTAAACCTTCTCGAAGCTCTCGGATGGTATAATTATTCTTATCAGGCTCCTGAAATTGCTAAGGTGGCACTGAGTATGAGTAAAAATAATAGTTATTCTGAAGCAATAAGAAATGAAGCCTTGAAGACGTATAACCGTTTGACGGGTCATTGA
- a CDS encoding DUF6850 family outer membrane beta-barrel protein — protein sequence MLLKIKSVILVSMFSLMVFAQEKSTYPYYRDALYLGNIYSGSTNPVAISHAPFLSIADIGIKYHFEDGDFRAKDQTGKETGFDVSMWGIKKFNRISFEGGISYYNDVQRDKSWNTTLFIAPSNPFILADSVASRYNVERFSLNGGFAYEISPMVKLGLRAFYEVGSSADQTDPRPDTKAMKFRINPGLTFALSRYWELGISGEYRMMNEQTDYTCVRTEKNYTFFLFSGLGTYLGRTGVSYSRQYKGRAYNGALQAVFANGFISNMIEAGIDRNQEEAIDGGKSDKFLGGKYNNSTFFVTERFQVRSERLYHNITLDALYSDSKGTWYNQKQMNSDTGEGYWEVMSSEIKHKEKTMTARLGYRMDIMRGETPTLTWSVTLGYGKTETHNYPEDYTANHSYMNVKADIAKHFNIKKSVFTVSLYGNYRNKLSADLDTRDLRIYNEFTLPMWGYTTASAVGAGGELNVRLPLPFKGFTSYLGMFARGGYITCLSSEYEPLKNANRSHVNAGVNFIF from the coding sequence ATGTTGCTAAAAATAAAATCGGTTATCCTTGTGTCGATGTTTTCCCTGATGGTATTTGCTCAGGAAAAAAGTACTTATCCTTATTACCGGGATGCTTTGTATCTGGGGAATATATATTCGGGAAGCACCAATCCGGTAGCGATCTCTCATGCACCCTTTCTTTCGATTGCCGATATCGGTATAAAATATCATTTTGAAGATGGTGATTTCAGAGCAAAGGATCAGACCGGTAAAGAGACAGGATTCGATGTTTCGATGTGGGGAATTAAAAAATTTAACCGAATTTCTTTTGAAGGAGGTATCTCTTATTATAATGATGTGCAGCGTGATAAATCGTGGAATACGACATTATTTATCGCTCCGTCTAATCCGTTTATTCTCGCCGACTCTGTGGCGAGTCGTTATAATGTAGAAAGATTCAGCCTTAATGGGGGATTTGCATATGAGATATCCCCGATGGTGAAACTCGGATTACGCGCATTTTATGAAGTAGGGAGTTCGGCTGACCAGACCGACCCGCGTCCCGATACGAAAGCGATGAAATTTCGCATCAATCCAGGGCTTACGTTTGCATTGAGTCGTTATTGGGAATTAGGTATTTCGGGAGAATACAGAATGATGAACGAACAAACAGATTATACTTGTGTACGTACCGAGAAAAATTATACATTTTTTCTTTTTAGTGGATTGGGAACTTATTTGGGTCGTACCGGAGTATCTTACAGTCGTCAATATAAAGGACGGGCTTACAATGGTGCTTTACAAGCGGTATTTGCAAACGGCTTTATCTCGAATATGATCGAGGCCGGTATCGATCGCAATCAGGAAGAAGCCATCGATGGAGGAAAATCAGATAAATTTTTAGGAGGAAAATACAACAATTCGACTTTTTTTGTAACTGAACGTTTTCAGGTAAGAAGCGAACGGTTGTACCACAATATAACACTCGATGCCCTATATTCCGATTCGAAAGGAACTTGGTATAATCAAAAGCAAATGAATAGCGATACCGGGGAAGGTTATTGGGAGGTTATGTCGAGTGAAATAAAACATAAAGAAAAAACCATGACAGCTCGTTTAGGCTATCGTATGGATATAATGAGGGGCGAAACGCCTACTCTTACCTGGTCGGTTACTCTCGGATACGGAAAGACTGAAACACATAATTATCCTGAAGATTATACGGCAAATCACAGCTATATGAATGTGAAAGCCGATATAGCTAAACATTTTAATATCAAAAAAAGTGTATTTACGGTTTCGCTTTATGGCAATTACCGTAATAAGCTATCTGCTGATCTCGATACCCGGGATTTACGTATTTATAATGAATTTACTCTACCCATGTGGGGTTATACGACTGCTTCAGCTGTGGGTGCAGGAGGAGAACTCAATGTAAGATTACCGTTGCCTTTTAAGGGTTTTACATCCTATCTGGGAATGTTTGCCAGAGGAGGTTATATTACTTGTCTCTCGAGTGAATATGAGCCTTTGAAGAACGCTAACCGAAGTCATGTAAATGCAGGCGTGAACTTTATATTTTAA
- a CDS encoding DUF4876 domain-containing protein, translated as MRKSIISILTLLAVVLVVSCSDDDNKAAVKYKLTVTVNLPSDINAADVTDLKVTVKNQSTQEELIADVANNKAEFTLAGGEYNIMASGSAGKFAINGSKDQVGVYADTNISIDMVSAVSSGLIIKEVYYSGAPLPPYYVTDQFIEIYNNSDKVQYLDNVMIGVVMYMNSKTAVANQPSLWVDGQGNLLDRYPIYNYLMAFPGTGQSYPLEPGKSVVVAQNAVNHHAQNPNSPVDLSNADWETFVPGKGDTDNENVKNLDVIYGNGLAQKDFAMGLFINPLIIAKLPEGTTPADFAADESNFMAEPTTGRSDLYIMIPSKYVLDAIDIVDGSDAVNYKHILNVDDAGIVKTPGSFTGKSIRRKVVSIENGRVKYKDTNNSSVDFLIDQTPTPGVQPTTVDE; from the coding sequence ATGAGAAAAAGTATAATTTCTATTTTGACACTGCTGGCAGTAGTCTTGGTGGTGTCTTGTTCCGACGATGATAATAAAGCGGCGGTAAAATATAAATTAACGGTAACGGTAAATCTGCCTTCGGATATAAACGCAGCTGATGTAACCGACTTGAAAGTAACTGTTAAAAACCAGTCGACTCAAGAAGAACTTATTGCGGATGTCGCAAATAACAAAGCTGAATTTACGCTGGCCGGCGGAGAATATAATATAATGGCTTCGGGTTCAGCCGGTAAATTTGCTATTAACGGATCGAAAGACCAGGTTGGGGTGTATGCCGATACCAATATTTCTATCGATATGGTTTCTGCGGTTTCGAGCGGATTGATTATTAAAGAAGTATATTATTCGGGAGCTCCTCTGCCACCTTATTATGTAACCGATCAATTTATCGAAATATATAATAATTCAGATAAAGTACAATACCTCGATAATGTAATGATCGGTGTGGTAATGTACATGAATTCTAAAACAGCTGTAGCCAATCAACCTTCTCTATGGGTCGATGGCCAAGGCAATCTGTTAGATCGCTATCCTATTTACAATTATCTGATGGCTTTCCCCGGAACAGGCCAGAGCTATCCGCTGGAACCCGGTAAAAGTGTTGTAGTTGCACAGAATGCCGTAAATCATCATGCACAAAACCCTAACTCTCCGGTTGATCTGAGCAATGCCGACTGGGAAACTTTTGTACCCGGAAAAGGGGATACCGATAATGAAAACGTGAAGAATCTCGATGTAATCTATGGGAATGGTCTGGCTCAGAAAGATTTTGCTATGGGCCTGTTTATAAATCCTCTTATTATCGCTAAATTACCGGAGGGGACCACTCCTGCAGATTTTGCTGCTGATGAAAGTAACTTCATGGCTGAACCGACAACTGGCCGGAGCGATTTATATATCATGATTCCGAGTAAATATGTTTTGGACGCTATCGATATCGTAGATGGATCAGATGCTGTAAATTACAAGCATATTCTGAATGTGGATGATGCCGGTATAGTAAAAACTCCCGGTTCATTTACCGGAAAAAGCATACGTCGTAAAGTGGTTTCTATCGAAAACGGACGTGTAAAATATAAAGATACGAACAACTCATCGGTAGATTTCCTTATCGATCAGACTCCTACTCCGGGTGTTCAACCGACAACCGTTGATGAATAA